The Algoriphagus sanaruensis genome window below encodes:
- a CDS encoding PD-(D/E)XK nuclease family protein has translation MNPFLKETAQKILESGRDLKEITVVLPNRRAGLFFTRYMGELIQEPVWMPEVITIEQLFYRLAGNTPADELTLIFELYKLYRQIQTEPEDFDRFYFWGELILKDFNDLDQFLAPAKTVYTNLAEIKEFESDLSFLSEEQKELISQFWKAFERQNESEQERFLRFWQILAQLYDQFQARLRTAGLAYSGQLYRQVAENTNLIAKPEKHVVFVGFNAFTLTEEKLIKHFVKKFGAEIYWDVDAYYLDDRLQEAGLFFRDYQKDSVLGKTFPEEIPAEISQKAPVIHTHAIPLKTNQANLVGKLLEKVGTEEALEETVIILPDEQLLFPVLHTLPEEISKLNVTMGYPIRNAPIYAFLDAVLDLQRYAKWKNGRVIFYHKPVIDLLSFSYLKASDAEFAEEISEKIKLDNLLDVPVEALAKEGTLFQLVFRKVEPQDLFDYLGEIIQYLAQELKEDVIQRSYLYQAFKQLNRLKEVFRTNQDKGLKMDFVLKLFRQIFRELKLPFEGEPLQGLQIMGVLESRNLDFRRVIICDVNEGSFPPGGGINSMIPFNLRRAFGLPVQEQNDAIYAYTFYRLLHRAEEVHLIYTTSADQGKANEVSRFVQQMQAELHVSKPDTVMIPVQLTPGKEITLEKTPEILQRLSNYVKKEVENPYEKSFSASALSMYLDCRLRFYFRYVASLKEKEEVVSDIDPMTFGTLLHSALEFLYEVEEGKSHRDIDSHTIDRLLPQVPEAVDKAIRKFYKKENGEELELSGQLVIAREIFIKFVKEILSYDQKNGPFRVIGLEKEYQAGIPVETAQGKLEIALKGVIDRMDIKNSVVRLLDYKTGKDNKTVRSIASLFDRKDDKRNKAAMQTLLYAYFYQYEHRANQLPLKPGIFNIKEIYNPQFSPFLVMDKEEISDYRDFAAEFESGLSGLLAEIFNPEVPFDQTEDEKKCTYCAYKEICGR, from the coding sequence ATGAACCCATTTTTGAAAGAAACTGCTCAGAAAATTCTCGAGTCGGGTCGAGACCTGAAGGAAATCACCGTCGTCCTTCCCAACCGACGTGCAGGCTTGTTTTTCACCCGATACATGGGAGAATTGATCCAAGAGCCGGTTTGGATGCCGGAGGTGATCACGATCGAGCAACTGTTTTACCGATTGGCGGGGAACACACCTGCGGATGAGCTGACTTTGATCTTTGAATTGTACAAGTTGTATCGTCAGATTCAGACCGAGCCGGAGGACTTTGACCGCTTTTATTTCTGGGGAGAATTGATCCTGAAAGACTTTAACGACCTGGATCAGTTTTTAGCTCCTGCCAAGACCGTTTACACAAATTTGGCCGAAATCAAGGAATTTGAATCTGATTTAAGTTTTCTCTCTGAGGAGCAAAAAGAGCTGATTTCACAGTTTTGGAAGGCTTTTGAGCGGCAGAATGAAAGTGAACAAGAGCGCTTCCTGAGATTTTGGCAGATTTTAGCCCAGCTCTATGATCAGTTTCAGGCTAGACTTCGCACTGCGGGTTTGGCCTATTCCGGTCAATTGTACAGACAGGTGGCAGAAAATACAAACCTTATCGCAAAGCCTGAGAAGCACGTGGTCTTTGTGGGTTTTAATGCCTTTACCCTGACCGAGGAAAAGCTGATCAAGCACTTTGTGAAGAAATTTGGGGCGGAGATTTACTGGGATGTGGATGCTTATTACTTGGATGATCGACTCCAGGAAGCGGGTTTGTTTTTCAGAGATTACCAGAAAGATTCCGTGTTGGGAAAGACTTTCCCGGAGGAAATCCCTGCTGAAATCAGTCAAAAAGCCCCAGTAATCCATACGCATGCTATTCCGCTGAAAACCAATCAAGCCAACTTGGTCGGGAAACTTTTGGAAAAGGTAGGGACTGAAGAAGCCTTGGAAGAAACGGTGATTATCCTGCCTGACGAGCAATTGCTTTTTCCGGTCCTTCATACGCTTCCTGAGGAGATTTCCAAGCTCAACGTGACCATGGGTTATCCCATCCGAAATGCGCCGATCTATGCCTTTTTGGATGCTGTATTGGATTTGCAGCGATATGCGAAATGGAAAAATGGTCGGGTGATCTTTTACCACAAGCCGGTTATTGACTTGCTTTCATTTTCTTACCTGAAAGCCTCGGATGCGGAATTTGCCGAGGAAATCTCAGAAAAGATCAAGCTGGATAATCTCTTGGATGTTCCAGTAGAAGCTTTAGCCAAAGAGGGGACCCTATTTCAGCTTGTTTTCCGGAAGGTCGAACCTCAGGATCTTTTTGATTACTTGGGAGAAATCATCCAATACTTGGCTCAGGAACTGAAAGAAGATGTCATTCAGCGCAGCTATTTGTATCAAGCTTTCAAACAGCTGAATCGATTGAAGGAAGTTTTCCGAACCAACCAGGACAAGGGATTGAAGATGGACTTTGTGCTGAAGCTGTTTCGGCAGATCTTCCGGGAATTGAAATTACCCTTTGAAGGAGAGCCTCTACAGGGTCTGCAGATTATGGGCGTGTTGGAGTCAAGAAACTTGGACTTCCGCCGTGTGATCATCTGTGATGTGAATGAGGGGAGCTTTCCTCCAGGAGGAGGAATCAATTCGATGATTCCTTTTAACCTGCGTCGGGCTTTTGGTTTGCCTGTTCAGGAGCAGAATGACGCGATTTATGCCTATACCTTTTACCGTCTCTTGCATCGGGCAGAAGAGGTTCACCTGATTTACACGACATCAGCTGACCAGGGAAAAGCTAATGAAGTCAGCCGATTTGTGCAGCAGATGCAGGCAGAGCTTCATGTCTCTAAGCCGGATACGGTGATGATTCCTGTTCAATTGACTCCCGGTAAGGAGATCACCTTGGAAAAGACGCCTGAAATCTTACAGCGGCTATCAAATTATGTAAAGAAAGAGGTGGAAAATCCCTATGAGAAAAGTTTTTCCGCCTCAGCGCTTTCCATGTATTTGGACTGCCGACTTCGATTTTATTTCCGCTATGTGGCGAGTTTGAAGGAAAAAGAAGAAGTGGTGTCAGATATCGATCCGATGACCTTCGGAACGCTTTTACACAGCGCATTGGAATTCCTGTATGAAGTAGAAGAAGGCAAATCTCACCGAGATATCGATTCTCACACTATTGATCGCTTGCTACCTCAAGTGCCCGAGGCTGTGGATAAGGCCATTCGCAAGTTTTACAAAAAGGAAAATGGTGAAGAATTGGAACTGAGCGGGCAATTGGTAATCGCGAGAGAGATTTTTATCAAATTTGTCAAAGAAATCCTGAGTTACGATCAGAAGAATGGCCCTTTCCGTGTGATCGGTTTGGAGAAAGAATACCAGGCTGGGATTCCAGTGGAAACTGCTCAAGGCAAGTTAGAAATCGCGCTCAAAGGCGTAATTGACCGCATGGACATCAAAAACAGTGTAGTGCGATTGTTGGATTATAAAACAGGAAAAGATAACAAAACTGTGCGTTCGATCGCTTCGCTTTTTGATCGGAAAGATGACAAGCGAAACAAGGCGGCCATGCAAACCTTGCTCTATGCTTACTTCTATCAATACGAGCACCGAGCTAATCAGCTCCCTCTAAAACCCGGAATTTTCAATATCAAGGAAATCTACAATCCTCAGTTCAGTCCATTTTTGGTCATGGACAAAGAGGAAATTTCTGATTACCGGGATTTTGCCGCCGAGTTTGAAAGCGGATTAAGTGGATTATTGGCTGAGATCTTTAACCCCGAAGTTCCTTTTGATCAAACAGAAGATGAGAAAAAGTGCACGTACTGTGCGTATAAGGAAATCTGTGGGAGATAG
- a CDS encoding response regulator: MKRILVVDDDKVQHILFRKKAERISKDFEVLFFDAAEECLTYLKDHTADVLFSDVNLGDMDGWELIGELAKIDFKGKVFLLTGSVAPSDRRKAKSEGLISGFFEKPISDSDLREILEA, translated from the coding sequence ATGAAAAGAATTTTAGTTGTAGATGATGACAAGGTCCAACACATTCTATTTCGAAAGAAAGCAGAACGGATTTCCAAAGACTTTGAAGTTCTCTTTTTTGATGCAGCAGAAGAGTGTTTGACCTACTTAAAAGATCATACAGCGGACGTCCTTTTTTCGGATGTCAACCTTGGGGATATGGATGGTTGGGAACTGATTGGAGAGCTGGCAAAAATTGATTTTAAAGGAAAGGTCTTTTTACTTACAGGTTCAGTTGCTCCATCGGATCGACGAAAAGCCAAATCAGAAGGCCTAATTTCAGGCTTCTTTGAAAAGCCTATTTCAGACTCGGATCTCCGAGAAATTTTGGAAGCGTGA
- a CDS encoding MlaE family ABC transporter permease: MSGSAHDRKPLLSKKIDKFFIGLADAWNFVRRFFQEVFMPPFEFKELIHQCYRIGVESLPLISLTGFIVGIVFTNQSRPSLSEFGATSWLPALISIAVVRAMGPLVTALIAAGKIGSSIGAEIGSMKVTEQIDAMEVSATNPFKFLVVTRVVATTLMIPILVMYTDFVALMGSFINVNGRELVSLQTFFVQVFDAISFLDVFSSVIKSLVFGFTIGIVGCYKGYNSSKGTEGVGRAANSAVVISMFLIFIEELLALQIVNAIRFM; the protein is encoded by the coding sequence ATGTCAGGATCAGCACACGATAGGAAGCCCCTGCTTTCAAAAAAAATAGACAAGTTTTTTATCGGATTGGCGGATGCATGGAACTTTGTCCGTCGGTTTTTTCAGGAGGTATTTATGCCCCCTTTTGAGTTTAAAGAACTGATTCATCAATGCTATCGAATTGGGGTTGAATCCTTGCCATTGATCTCTTTGACGGGTTTTATTGTAGGGATCGTATTTACCAATCAATCTCGACCTTCACTTTCTGAATTCGGAGCAACTTCTTGGTTGCCAGCTTTAATTTCCATCGCAGTAGTGCGAGCTATGGGTCCATTGGTCACTGCTCTGATTGCCGCCGGAAAAATAGGATCTAGTATTGGTGCAGAAATTGGGTCGATGAAAGTAACGGAGCAGATTGATGCTATGGAAGTTTCAGCTACCAATCCTTTCAAATTTTTGGTGGTTACCCGAGTTGTGGCTACTACATTGATGATTCCAATTTTGGTGATGTACACTGATTTTGTGGCTTTGATGGGATCATTTATCAATGTAAATGGACGCGAGTTAGTCAGTTTACAGACATTCTTTGTTCAGGTATTTGATGCAATTAGCTTTTTGGATGTTTTCTCCTCGGTAATCAAATCGCTGGTTTTTGGTTTCACAATTGGAATTGTCGGATGCTATAAAGGGTACAACTCTTCGAAAGGAACTGAAGGAGTTGGACGGGCTGCAAATTCTGCGGTTGTTATTTCAATGTTTTTGATTTTTATCGAAGAGCTCTTGGCACTTCAGATTGTCAACGCGATCCGATTTATGTAA
- a CDS encoding ABC transporter ATP-binding protein — protein MSREKVVEVRGLEKSFGDLDVLEGVDLDLYRGENLVVLGKSGSGKSVLIKIMVGLLKQDEGSMKVLGQEVSKLATKELNSLRLKIGFSFQNSALYDSMTVKENMEFPLVRNIKNLTRKEIDYKIEELLEAVNLPQTINQMPSELSGGQRKRIGVARTLILNPEIMLYDEPTAGLDPITCVDINNLINEVRERYKTSSIVITHDLACAKQTGDRMAVLLDGQFKAMGTFDEVFPRASDERIKSFYDYNFINS, from the coding sequence ATGAGCAGGGAAAAAGTAGTTGAAGTTAGAGGTTTAGAGAAATCATTCGGGGACTTAGATGTACTCGAAGGCGTTGATTTGGATTTATACCGAGGCGAAAATCTTGTGGTCTTGGGCAAATCCGGCTCAGGCAAATCTGTTTTAATCAAAATCATGGTGGGCTTGCTCAAACAGGATGAAGGATCCATGAAAGTATTGGGACAAGAAGTTTCCAAATTAGCCACCAAAGAGCTCAATTCACTCCGTTTGAAAATCGGATTTTCATTTCAGAATTCCGCCCTTTACGATTCCATGACCGTAAAGGAGAATATGGAATTTCCCTTGGTTCGAAATATTAAGAATCTGACTCGGAAGGAAATAGATTATAAAATTGAGGAATTGCTGGAAGCAGTCAATCTTCCTCAAACTATCAATCAAATGCCTTCTGAACTATCAGGTGGACAGAGAAAGAGGATTGGAGTGGCAAGAACCTTGATTCTGAATCCAGAGATCATGCTGTATGATGAGCCCACTGCAGGCTTGGATCCAATAACTTGCGTGGATATCAATAATCTGATCAATGAGGTCCGAGAACGATATAAAACTTCCTCCATTGTGATTACCCATGACTTGGCCTGTGCCAAACAAACAGGGGATCGAATGGCTGTCTTGCTCGATGGACAGTTTAAGGCGATGGGAACCTTTGATGAGGTGTTTCCCAGAGCTTCAGACGAGCGAATTAAGTCTTTCTATGATTATAATTTCATAAACTCATGA
- a CDS encoding UvrD-helicase domain-containing protein, which yields MNQKPFIIYKSSAGSGKTYTLTLEYLKLALQNPRSGFKQILAVTFTNKATAEMKERILEVLEQMSQHVKADEFLDQELMKHLKLDEQQLQSRARETLLSILHGYGYFSVSTIDSFFQKVIRSFAREMDLQAKFDLEMDTDAVLERLVDRIVEKVAQDKNLRAWLIGYAEEQIEDGKTWDIRNGIKGLGREIFQERFKAFRSLFQESVAQEGFLGEFRKQLHTERRKLIAEAEEMREKAEAIRAQFGLEWTDFSGGGGTNNFVVRLSKLGKKDLPFTAPSEKQLDKIPESETWFTGKKNPLANAITSAADAGLRDLLMSLPEKVLHWNTLSALQRNLNAFGVFRDLILELRDLKDEESILLISDVNDFLKQITEGNEAPFIYEKIGNQYRHFLIDEFQDTSEFQWSSFRPLLENSLASGNTNLLVGDVKQSIYRWRGGKLELLLSEVQQQIRKDLIDIKNLDTNFRSLPGIIDFNNALFQQLPSLMQSGMEDNFAVDSKNLLNDAFLEVTQKVPRKKKDLEFQGKIHLEFTEKSNSRSSSEDEEPEEDEADETVLSKLPGLVMQLQDQGYGLSDIAFLVRKNAQGAEIADYLMNYHRENPDSGYRFDVLSEESLFIDKSIAVKCLLAFFTYLNNPSDKVALKTLWHYYALLHEVELSHSLFYQHTLPDALKEKEAQLLSVENRLLQIPLVELMEEGLAFLGFTEKQQDLAYVSGFKEAVFDFVKKNRADLMGFLDWWELNKGKRTVKIPEDHDAMRILTIHKSKGLQYKVVIMPFLDWGIVATGQQAPVIWAPYQLGNLETVIPLTHQTALKNSHFSDYYQDEVRLAYLDSLNMLYVAFTRSEEVIWGYSDFTKGQKGVMLNRTGNVLYTLFSTGFHIPDPSDQGWNPELKTFDWGEWGRKIPPKDQKPKASLGLRWEILDWKEKLKTRNYAWDFSEDGLQARNQRKLGVIIHELLADSQSLEDALRLLREFTFDGRWDEATAEEVKVQLEMLFALDQIQDWFGPAYQSLSEQGILLPGGSQKRPDRILIGKDKALVIDFKTGEKRETHLSQVKEYMGLVARLSQLPVKGYLCYLEPTEILEV from the coding sequence ATGAACCAGAAACCTTTCATCATCTACAAATCCTCCGCAGGCTCGGGCAAGACCTACACGCTCACGCTGGAATACCTCAAGTTGGCTTTGCAAAATCCAAGGTCAGGCTTTAAGCAGATTTTAGCTGTGACCTTTACCAATAAAGCAACTGCCGAGATGAAGGAGCGGATTTTGGAAGTGCTGGAGCAAATGAGTCAGCATGTGAAAGCCGATGAGTTTTTGGATCAGGAGCTGATGAAGCACCTCAAACTAGACGAACAGCAATTGCAAAGCAGGGCCCGAGAGACGCTTTTGAGCATTCTTCATGGGTATGGGTATTTTTCGGTCAGTACGATTGATTCTTTTTTCCAAAAAGTCATCCGATCCTTCGCGAGGGAAATGGACCTTCAGGCCAAGTTTGACTTGGAGATGGATACCGATGCGGTCTTGGAGCGATTGGTGGATCGGATCGTGGAGAAGGTGGCTCAGGATAAAAATCTCCGAGCTTGGCTGATCGGCTATGCCGAGGAACAGATCGAGGATGGAAAAACTTGGGATATTCGAAACGGCATCAAAGGCTTAGGTCGGGAGATTTTTCAGGAACGGTTTAAAGCGTTCAGATCACTTTTCCAGGAAAGTGTGGCTCAGGAAGGTTTTTTGGGAGAATTTCGGAAGCAACTGCATACTGAGCGTCGAAAACTGATCGCCGAGGCAGAAGAAATGCGAGAAAAGGCAGAGGCGATTCGGGCACAGTTTGGTTTGGAGTGGACGGATTTCTCAGGTGGAGGAGGTACAAACAATTTTGTGGTGCGATTGTCCAAGTTGGGGAAAAAAGACTTGCCGTTTACGGCTCCTTCAGAGAAGCAATTGGATAAGATTCCGGAATCTGAAACTTGGTTTACTGGAAAAAAGAACCCACTAGCTAATGCAATTACATCGGCTGCAGATGCAGGATTGAGAGATTTGCTAATGAGTTTGCCAGAAAAGGTCCTTCACTGGAATACCCTCTCCGCTTTGCAGCGTAATCTGAATGCTTTTGGGGTTTTCCGAGATTTGATTTTGGAGCTTCGGGATTTGAAAGACGAGGAAAGCATCCTGCTGATTTCGGATGTCAATGACTTTCTCAAACAAATTACGGAAGGTAACGAGGCGCCTTTTATCTATGAGAAAATAGGAAATCAGTACCGACACTTCCTTATCGATGAGTTTCAGGATACTTCCGAATTCCAATGGTCAAGCTTTCGGCCTTTGCTCGAAAACTCTCTAGCCTCAGGAAATACTAACTTGCTCGTAGGTGATGTGAAGCAATCAATCTACCGATGGAGAGGAGGAAAATTAGAACTGCTTTTGAGTGAAGTTCAGCAGCAGATTCGCAAGGATTTAATCGATATAAAAAACCTGGATACCAACTTCCGAAGCCTTCCCGGAATCATTGATTTCAATAATGCTTTGTTTCAGCAGTTGCCTTCGCTAATGCAGTCGGGAATGGAGGACAATTTCGCAGTGGATTCCAAAAATCTGCTGAATGATGCCTTTTTAGAGGTTACTCAGAAAGTGCCTCGGAAGAAAAAAGATCTCGAGTTTCAGGGAAAAATTCACCTGGAGTTTACCGAAAAGAGCAATTCTCGAAGTTCGTCCGAGGATGAGGAACCAGAGGAAGATGAAGCGGACGAAACCGTTTTGTCCAAACTGCCCGGCTTGGTGATGCAGCTGCAGGATCAGGGCTATGGGTTGAGTGACATTGCTTTTTTGGTTCGTAAAAACGCGCAGGGAGCTGAAATCGCCGATTACCTGATGAATTACCATCGGGAAAATCCCGATTCGGGTTATCGCTTTGATGTGCTTTCAGAGGAATCTCTTTTTATCGACAAATCTATCGCAGTCAAATGCCTCTTGGCCTTTTTCACCTACTTGAATAATCCTTCGGATAAAGTCGCGCTGAAGACCCTTTGGCACTATTATGCCCTGCTTCATGAGGTCGAGCTCAGCCATTCGCTCTTTTACCAGCATACCCTGCCAGATGCACTGAAGGAAAAGGAAGCTCAACTGCTTTCTGTGGAAAACAGGCTTCTTCAGATTCCTTTGGTTGAACTGATGGAGGAGGGCTTGGCCTTTTTGGGTTTTACCGAAAAGCAGCAGGACTTGGCGTATGTCTCCGGATTCAAGGAGGCGGTGTTTGATTTTGTGAAAAAGAATCGAGCCGATTTGATGGGATTCCTCGATTGGTGGGAGCTCAATAAGGGCAAGCGAACGGTGAAAATCCCCGAGGATCACGATGCCATGCGCATCCTGACGATTCACAAGTCCAAGGGCTTGCAGTATAAAGTCGTAATTATGCCATTTTTGGATTGGGGAATTGTAGCTACCGGACAGCAGGCTCCGGTGATTTGGGCACCGTATCAGTTGGGAAATCTAGAAACCGTGATTCCCCTCACGCATCAAACCGCACTTAAAAATTCTCACTTCTCAGACTATTACCAAGACGAAGTTCGACTCGCGTACCTCGATTCACTCAATATGCTCTATGTGGCATTTACCCGTTCGGAAGAGGTGATTTGGGGTTATTCGGACTTTACCAAAGGTCAAAAAGGGGTGATGCTCAACCGAACCGGAAATGTGCTTTACACGCTCTTTTCTACCGGTTTTCATATTCCCGATCCATCCGATCAGGGTTGGAATCCTGAATTGAAAACCTTCGATTGGGGAGAATGGGGGAGGAAAATCCCTCCAAAAGATCAAAAGCCGAAAGCTTCTTTGGGCTTGCGATGGGAGATTTTGGACTGGAAGGAAAAGCTCAAAACGCGGAATTATGCCTGGGATTTTTCGGAAGATGGGCTTCAAGCCAGAAATCAGCGAAAGCTAGGTGTGATTATTCACGAACTCTTGGCCGATTCCCAAAGCTTGGAGGATGCCTTAAGATTGCTTCGAGAGTTTACCTTCGATGGACGATGGGATGAGGCTACGGCTGAGGAAGTTAAGGTGCAATTGGAAATGCTGTTTGCCTTGGATCAGATTCAGGATTGGTTTGGTCCTGCCTACCAGTCGCTTTCCGAACAGGGAATTTTGCTTCCCGGTGGTTCACAAAAGCGGCCTGATCGAATCTTGATTGGAAAAGATAAAGCCTTGGTCATTGATTTTAAAACCGGAGAAAAGCGGGAAACGCATCTAAGCCAAGTCAAGGAATACATGGGCTTGGTTGCCAGACTGAGTCAACTTCCGGTTAAAGGTTATTTGTGCTATCTCGAACCCACTGAAATTTTGGAAGTATGA
- a CDS encoding YciI family protein: MKRAQFTLSLILAGIGLCFAQSQYDEELAKKLGADDFGMKKYVMAFLLRGDRVSEYTPEQRSEIQAGHMANIGRMAEIGKLIVAGPFFGNDDLRGIYIFDVQTLEEAKALTETDPAIQAGVLKMDLKEWYGSAALMLLPEMYPKVTKQSF; this comes from the coding sequence ATGAAAAGAGCCCAATTTACCTTAAGCCTGATTTTAGCTGGAATTGGGTTATGTTTTGCCCAAAGTCAATATGACGAAGAACTCGCCAAGAAACTTGGAGCCGATGATTTTGGCATGAAAAAGTATGTGATGGCGTTTTTATTGAGAGGTGACCGTGTTTCAGAATACACTCCTGAGCAACGCTCTGAAATCCAAGCAGGCCACATGGCAAACATTGGTCGGATGGCTGAAATCGGTAAATTGATCGTAGCCGGACCTTTTTTCGGAAATGACGACCTACGCGGTATATACATTTTCGACGTCCAAACCCTCGAGGAAGCAAAAGCACTCACTGAAACTGACCCAGCCATCCAAGCCGGAGTCTTGAAAATGGATTTGAAAGAGTGGTATGGCTCAGCCGCACTAATGTTGCTGCCGGAGATGTATCCGAAAGTCACCAAGCAGAGTTTTTAG
- a CDS encoding MlaD family protein, which yields MRGENKRSVIVGIFVLVGIAILVVGVMTLGGQQKKFVSAIQLKAVFDDVGGLQTGNNIWFSGVKIGTVRKINFYGDSQVEVEMNVEESVGKYIRKDSKATISSDGLIGNKIIVIYGGSTEAPQVEDGDRLVAVMPLDTDNMMETLQANNENLVEITADLKQLTGKLAAGEGIVGAVMTDSTLAQNFRTILANLERASTNSNKMIADLNSFTSKMNQKGNMLNELVTDTTMVTDLRATMENLRATSANTEVLTKEFQAITAKLNSSENSLGMLLNDPEFAKTLKNTLENTDSATYNLNKGMEALEYTWPFNKGFRRKAKADLEKEN from the coding sequence ATGAGAGGAGAAAATAAACGATCTGTAATTGTTGGCATTTTTGTACTAGTTGGCATAGCCATCTTGGTGGTAGGTGTCATGACTTTGGGAGGTCAACAGAAAAAATTTGTCAGTGCGATTCAGCTTAAGGCTGTATTCGATGACGTAGGAGGTCTTCAAACTGGAAATAACATTTGGTTTTCGGGTGTGAAAATTGGCACCGTCCGTAAAATCAATTTTTATGGCGATTCTCAGGTTGAAGTTGAAATGAATGTAGAAGAATCGGTAGGAAAATACATTCGGAAAGATTCCAAAGCTACTATCAGTTCGGATGGTTTGATTGGGAATAAAATCATTGTCATCTATGGCGGTTCTACAGAAGCTCCTCAAGTGGAGGACGGGGATCGATTGGTCGCTGTCATGCCGTTGGATACAGATAACATGATGGAAACTCTTCAAGCCAACAATGAGAACTTGGTTGAAATTACCGCAGATTTGAAGCAATTGACTGGAAAATTGGCTGCAGGGGAAGGAATCGTCGGAGCGGTGATGACTGATTCTACTTTAGCGCAAAACTTCAGAACTATTTTGGCTAATCTGGAAAGAGCGTCGACCAACAGCAATAAAATGATTGCTGATCTAAATTCATTTACTTCAAAAATGAATCAAAAAGGAAATATGCTCAACGAATTAGTAACGGATACCACTATGGTGACTGACCTGAGAGCAACCATGGAAAATCTCAGAGCGACAAGCGCCAATACGGAAGTGCTGACTAAGGAATTTCAGGCAATCACTGCCAAGCTAAATTCCTCTGAAAACTCGTTGGGAATGCTGCTCAATGATCCAGAGTTTGCAAAGACCTTGAAAAACACCTTGGAAAACACCGATTCTGCTACCTATAATCTCAACAAAGGAATGGAAGCTTTGGAGTATACTTGGCCTTTCAACAAAGGATTTAGACGAAAAGCAAAAGCCGATTTAGAAAAGGAAAACTAG
- a CDS encoding TIGR00341 family protein, whose protein sequence is METTPKKSPRRSQLIQTIIYLRRRFDLEEGKEDELETIDYISKNVEFKGANLWILIFAIFVASIGLNVNSTAVIIGAMLISPLMGPIMGIGLAAGINDFDLLKRSLRNLGVAIFIAILTSTLYFTITPISSAQSELLARTEPTVWDVLIALFGGLAGIVAGSRKEKSNAIPGVAIATALMPPLCTAGYGLATGNLLYFIGAFYLFFINSVFISLSTYLIVRFMNYPKKKFLDPQREKRVQTYITIFTLMTIIPSIYLAYGIVRQSIWNQQARQFIQLEMQFPKTQVLNSEYTYNRHERKIEVSLIGENLPEEQIEILKQKMFGLGLSETELVINQSGNTTDLQVLRNDVLKDLYERNESLIQDKDAQIAFLEKEVAKDAQIRSLSMEIAQEAKINHSQLRKFSLGRSVFTDLEKKEQDTLLSAYASFKSPPSKSEITKLQQWLKIRTKADTVALILD, encoded by the coding sequence ATGGAAACGACCCCAAAAAAATCCCCTAGACGAAGCCAGCTTATTCAGACTATTATTTATCTGCGAAGACGGTTTGACCTCGAAGAAGGCAAAGAAGACGAACTCGAAACTATCGATTACATCTCCAAAAATGTAGAGTTTAAGGGAGCAAATCTTTGGATTTTAATCTTCGCAATCTTTGTCGCATCGATCGGATTAAATGTCAATTCTACCGCGGTGATCATTGGAGCGATGTTAATTTCTCCGCTCATGGGACCCATCATGGGAATTGGTCTTGCGGCGGGAATCAATGATTTTGACCTGTTAAAAAGATCCCTCCGAAATCTCGGTGTGGCTATTTTTATTGCTATCCTCACTTCAACACTTTACTTTACAATCACTCCTATTTCAAGTGCTCAATCGGAACTTCTCGCAAGGACAGAACCAACCGTTTGGGATGTTTTGATTGCCTTGTTTGGAGGCTTGGCAGGAATAGTTGCAGGTTCAAGAAAAGAGAAAAGTAATGCCATCCCAGGCGTGGCAATTGCTACCGCATTGATGCCTCCTTTGTGTACTGCTGGATACGGCCTGGCGACTGGAAATCTCTTGTATTTCATTGGGGCCTTTTACCTGTTTTTCATCAACTCGGTTTTCATCAGCCTTTCGACCTATCTGATCGTCAGGTTTATGAATTATCCCAAGAAGAAGTTTCTGGATCCTCAGCGAGAAAAAAGAGTTCAGACCTACATCACCATTTTTACACTGATGACCATTATTCCGAGTATCTACTTGGCCTATGGAATTGTCAGGCAATCCATTTGGAATCAACAAGCACGGCAATTTATTCAATTGGAAATGCAGTTTCCGAAGACCCAAGTACTCAATTCGGAATACACATATAACCGCCATGAGCGGAAGATCGAAGTCAGTTTGATTGGTGAAAACCTCCCAGAGGAACAGATAGAAATCCTCAAACAAAAAATGTTTGGGCTGGGACTTTCGGAAACCGAACTTGTCATCAACCAAAGTGGGAATACTACAGATTTGCAAGTCCTTCGAAACGATGTTTTGAAAGATCTTTATGAACGAAACGAGTCCTTAATTCAAGATAAAGATGCTCAAATCGCATTTCTGGAAAAGGAGGTCGCCAAAGATGCCCAAATCAGAAGCTTAAGCATGGAAATCGCCCAAGAGGCCAAAATTAACCACTCTCAATTAAGAAAATTCAGTTTGGGTCGATCAGTATTTACTGATTTAGAAAAAAAGGAACAGGATACGTTACTTTCTGCTTACGCCTCTTTCAAATCACCTCCTTCTAAATCAGAAATCACCAAGCTCCAACAATGGCTGAAAATCAGAACAAAAGCTGATACGGTAGCACTAATTTTAGACTAA